The following are encoded together in the Triticum dicoccoides isolate Atlit2015 ecotype Zavitan chromosome 6B, WEW_v2.0, whole genome shotgun sequence genome:
- the LOC119323576 gene encoding chlorophyll a-b binding protein 8, chloroplastic-like — MAAQGLLSGRQLLGRPLQSSISRSSSSRKSAFVVRASSSPPAKQNDNRQLWFASKQSLTYLDGTLPGDFGFDPLGLSDPEGTGGFIEPRWLAYGEIFNGRTAMMGVVGMIAPEALGKVGLVPPETAIPWFQAGAIPPAGTYQYWADPYTLFVFEMALIGFAEHRRLQDWYNPGSMGKQYFLGLEKYLGGSGDPAYPGGPIFNPLGFGTKSEKEMKELKLKEIKNGRLAMLAFLGMSLQAIFTGVGPFQNLLDHLSDPVNNNILTSLKFH; from the exons ATGGCGGCCCAGGGTCTTCTCTCTGGGAGGCAGCTGCTTGGGAGGCCTCTGCAGTCTTCCATCTCCAGGTCGTCTTCCTCCCGGAAGTCCGCCTTCGTCGTCAGGGCATCGTCCAGCCCCCCTGCCAAG CAAAATGACAACAGGCAGCTGTGGTTCGCGTCCAAGCAGTCCCTCACCTACCTGGACGGCAC GCTGCCCGGTGACTTTGGCTTCGACCCCTTGGGGCTGTCCGACCCGGAGGGCACCGGCGGGTTCATCGAGCCCAGGTGGCTGGCCTACGGCGAGATCTTCAACGGCCGGACGGCGATGATGGGCGTGGTGGGCATGATCGCCCCGGAGGCCCTGGGCAAGGTGGGCCTGGTGCCCCCGGAGACGGCGATCCCGTGGTTCCAGGCCGGCGCGATCCCGCCAGCGGGCACCTACCAGTACTGGGCCGACCCCTACACGCTCTTCGTGTTCGAGATGGCGCTCATCGGCTTCGCGGAGCACCGGCGGCTCCAGGACTGGTACAACCCGGGCTCCATGGGGAAGCAGTACTTCCTGGGCCTCGAGAAGTACCTCGGTGGCTCCGGCGACCCCGCCTACCCCGGCGGGCCCATCTTCAACCCGCTCGGGTTCGGCACCAAGAGCGAGAAGGAGATGAAGGAGCTCAAGCTCAAGGAGATCAAGAACGGCCGCCTCGCCATGCTCGCCTTCCTCGGCATGTCTCTGCAGGCCATCTTCACCGGCGTCGGACCCTTCCAGAACCTCCTCGACCACCTCTCCGACCccgtcaacaacaacatcctcaccAGCCTCAAGTTCCACTAG
- the LOC119321069 gene encoding ultraviolet-B receptor UVR8-like → MQANLSGCGCGFFYAYCDEVLKSGRAKKRVGIGPAFNRSRLDHPRRSRRRLLSSLLDGCPAAQMLPLLRARPSASRLRRRFLSAFAAGGTPPPLRSGVVYAFGDNSHGAVGQPAPAADVYVPTPVPSLPPSVDAVAAGHYHSLAVSSAGEVWAWGRNEEGQLGRGLQAPRNTWSNPEQVRGLENVQVRAVSASGVVSAAIGCDGSLWVWGRSKRGQLGLGKDIVEATMPSRVEALAGYDVLKVSFGWGHAMALTKDGGLFGWGFSENGRLGDMGQSTEAPSPQEYIGKTRDKYSSSMLEAVEKMVADKIRSEDNMPIIWEPSLVHEVTHLDVSDVSCGLDHSLILCSNGTVLSGGDNTYGQLGRKSGWAKLLPVDISYIPFSLSASAGHSLALCHISTKGTDNVKTGVLSWGWNCSSQLGRPGQEDAPALVNYLVGEKPITAAAGRVHSIVLMSNGEVWAWGSGRNGRLGLGSSMDEAEPCLIDTLEGVEVLQVATGMDHNLILVKE, encoded by the exons ATGCAAGCAAATCTGAGTGGCTGTGGCTGTGGTTTCTTCTATGCTTACTGTGACGAAGTTCTTAAATCGGGCCGGGCCAAGAAACGCGTTGGAATTGGGCCAGCTTTTAACCGGTCCAGGTTAGATCATCCGCGACGCAGCCGTCGCCGTCTTCTTTCGTCTCTCCTCGACGGCTGCCCTGCTGCCCAGATGCTTCCCCtcctccgcgcgcgcccctccgcttcccgcctccgccgccgcttccTCTCCGCGTTTGCAGCGGGCGGGACGCCTCCGCCGCTGCGCTCCGGCGTAGTGTACGCGTTCGGTGACAACAGCCACGGGGCCGTCGGCCAGCCTGCGCCGGCCGCGGACGTCTACGTCCCCACGCCCGTGCCCTCCCTCCCGCCGTCCGTCGATGCGGTCGCAGCCGGACACTACCACTCCCTCGCCGTATCCTCTGCCGGGGAGGTCTGGGCGTGGGGGCGCAACGAAGAGGGCCAGCTCGGCCGCGGGCTCCAGGCCCCGAG GAATACTTGGAGCAATCCAGAACAGGTGAGAGGATTGGAGAATGTTCAAGTTCGAGCTGTATCCGCTTCAGGTGTTGTTTCCGCAGCAATTGGGTGCGATGGCTCGTTATGGGTATGGGGGAGATCAAAGCGTGGCCAACTTGGGCTTGGCAAGGACATTGTGGAGGCCACAATGCCTTCTAGAGTGGAGGCCCTTGCTGGTTACGATGTTCTTAAG GTATCATTTGGATGGGGGCATGCCATGGCACTGACAAAGGATGGAGGGCTGTTCGGTTGGGGTTTTTCAGAAAATGGAAGGTTAGGAGATATGGGTCAAAGTACCGAAGCACCTTCTCCACAAGAATACATTGGGAAAACAAGGGATAAGTATTCGAGTTCAATGTTGGAGGCTGTTGAAAAGATGGTTGCGGACAAAATTCGGAGCGAAGACAATATGCCCATCATCTGGGAACCTTCTCTTGTTCATGAAGTGACTCATCTTGATGTGTCTGATGTTTCCTGTGGACTTGATCATTCCCTAATTCTCTGCT CTAATGGCACTGTACTGAGTGGTGGAGACAACACTTATGGACAACTTGGTAGGAAGTCAGGCTGGGCCAAATTGCTTCCTGTCGACATAAGCTACATCCCATTCTCTTTGTCAGCGAGTGCTGGCCACTCGCTTGCTCTGTGCCATATATCAACCAAAGGAACTGACAATGTTAAAACTGGTGTCCTATCATGGGGATGGAACTGCAGCTCCCAGCTTGGACGACCTGGTCAAGAGGATGCCCCAGCACTAGTCAACTATCTGGTTGGTGAGAAGCCAATAACAGCCGCAGCTGGCCGTGTTCATTCCATTGTTCTCATGTCGAACGGAGAAGTTTGGGCTTGGGGATCTGGACGAAATGGCAGACTAGGTTTGGGCAGCTCAATGGATGAGGCAGAGCCTTGTCTCATCGATACCTTGGAAGGAGTAGAGGTCTTACAAGTCGCCACAGGGATGGACCATAATCTCATATTGGTTAAAGAATAG
- the LOC119324682 gene encoding uncharacterized protein LOC119324682, whose protein sequence is MKMFEDLVEHIGYETAGRVSMYWLLPGSQLNEDGARLLSKEEEVCIDIVRMVKGGHRYLMIFLDHGNSYNGGRGSAWDAVVGTPLTFLPPVISPKKKIMGDVSSEEQSTVDGSYVDVNTICEANEFASNEEVVRLRPRAKQGDVNEEGCDGDDDSEDSDYVPEIVDSDYDLEDGDEDLVQEQLHSVSDRKGKQVVEDCNSEDEKLEAPESDEDEMKFNFKSFTAEDMHDPKFHVGQLFSSVDLLRRAIREYSVKERVSITFPKNDKSRIGAKCEDGCPWYLYASLDKRTNSVMVKTFNSVHHCSKKWQVRAFTAKYIANKYVEKIRANERMTLKGLAALVQEDSNMTIKRGKLGRARGLAFNIIYGDEIAQYNKLWDYANELRRSNPGSTFYLDLVEDGQFEKCYFSFDACKRGFLSACRPVLFLDGCHLKTQYGGILLSAIGMDPNDCIIPIAHAVVQREDTKAWRWFLTTLKKDLGIVNNDLWTIMSDKQKGLIKAVKELFSGSPHRFCVRHLWQNFNKNFKGEALKNQLWKCARSSTEGKFRHNMNEMLVLNKEAHDWLEELDPPTWVRAFQNEFPKCDVLLNNNCEVFNKYILDAREMPIISMCQRIKGQLMGRNHSKLQEALKWPGTICPKIRKKLDKNVEFARTCYASPAGLGIFNVNDRGVDYGVDYQLRKCSCRRWDLSGIPCSHGVAALRYDKINPEDYVNSCYSIATYRKAYENIIMPCRDISEWSKMNGRTIAPPPLVKQKGRRRKNRRKQPEEKQGKKGVKITRAGAIIHCSYCGVAGHNIGGCMDFKLGLKPKKKSERVRVRAEPDVSSSSDEEEAVVTQEQNQRTEGLIQEPVHLYQPEIINILTQEREASQREASQREAVHQGPLPNSVFIEEHIMSQPPVIPTTATKEGNVHRKREVLALAKLRAAAEKREVADLAKFEAAMAKLKEEEYKIKLAAQKRKEELEAKKQAAEEKKKTILEEKRLAAEEKRRATEEKKKKAQEEKLEMAEKKRQMMDERKRNAEIEKQKKAEEKRRIAEEKKMIANTKYQQEEAAFLIHQAEEFERQESWRKFKEAEEAARQNAWEQQNNQQDTTRNEEWELRKRIAEETNKKAMDDQMADQVRKQAVLEEQMKERAAGTSSRIEEARFNPCVVQGNKTKKKTAPTNQNMTCFKKPRKVNMFDEFR, encoded by the exons ATGAAGATGTTTGAAGATTTGGTAGAGCATATTGGGTATGAGACGGCTGGTAGGGTTTCCATGTACTGGTTGCTACCTGGCTCTCAATTGAATGAAGATGGTGCAAGGCTATTATCGAAGGAAGAAGAAGTTTGTATTGACATTGTGAGAATGGTAAAAGGAGGGCACCGATACTTGATGATTTTTCTGGATCATGGAAACAGCTACAATGGTGGACGAGGATCAGCGTGGGATGCCGTGGTTGGCACTCCACTGACATTTTTACCTCCTGTTATCAGTCCTAAGAAGAAAATCATGGGTGATGTCAGTAgtgaagagcagagcacagtggatGGCAGTTATGTTGACGTCAACACTATATGTGAGGCCAATGAATTTGCAAGCAATGAGGAAGTTGTTAGGTTGAGGCCAAGAGCAAAGCAAGGTGATGTCAATGAAGAAGgatgtgacggtgatgatgatagtGAAGATAGTGATTATGTTCCCGAGATTGTGGACAGTGATTACGATTTGGAGGATGGTGATGAGGACTTGGTGCAGGAGCAACTACATTCTGTTAGTGATAGGAAAGGGAAGCAAGTGGTTGAGGATTGTAACTCTGAAGATGAGAAATTAGAAGCCCCGGAGTCAGACGAGGATGAGATGAAGTTCAATTTCAAATCTTTTACGGCAGAAGATATGCATGATCCAAAGTTCCATGTGGGTCAGCTATTCTCATCAGTTGATTTGCTAAGAAGAGCAATCAGGGAGTATAGTGTGAAAGAGAGAGTGAGCATCACATTTCCCAAGAATGATAAAAGTAGGATTGGAGCTAAGTGTGAGGATGGATGTCCATGGTATCTTTATGCCTCATTGGACAAAAGGACAAATTCAGTTATGGTGAAAACCTTCAACAGTGTGCATCACTGTAGCAAGAAGTGGCAAGTGAGGGCATTTACTGCCAAGTACATTGCTAACAAGTATGTGGAGAAAATAAGAGCTAATGAGAGGATGACCCTCAAGGGATTGGCAGCACTTGTGCAGGAAGATTCCAACATGACAATTAAAAGAGGGAAGCTAGGGAGGGCCAGAGGACTAGCTTTCAATATTATATATGGAGATGAAATAGCACAATACAACAAGTTGTGGGACTATGCAAATGAGCTGAGGAGATCCAATCCAGGAAGTACATTTTATTTAGACCTTGTTGAAGATGGccagtttgagaaatgctacttttCCTTTGATGCTTGTAAGAGGGGTTTCCTATCAGCTTGTAGGCCTGTTCTTTTCCTCGATGGTTGTCATTTGAAGACACAATATGGAGGCATCCTACTTAGTGCAATAGGAATGGATCCCAACGATTGCATAATTCCTATTGCACATGCAGTGGTTCAGAGAGAAGATACAAAGGCTTGGAGGTGGTTCTTGACAACTTTAAAGAAAGATCTTGGTATTGTGAACAATGATCTTTGGACTATCATGTCCGACAAGCAAAAA GGTCTAATAAAGGCAGTGAAAGAACTGTTTAGTGGTTCCCCACATAGATTTTGTGTCAGGCATCTTTGGCAGAATTTCAACAAAAATTTTAAAGGTGAGGCCCTCAAAAACCAACTCTGGAAATGTGCTAGAAGTAGTACCGAAGGGAAATTTAGACATAACATGAATGAGATGTTAGTTCTAAACAAAGAGGCACATGATTGGCTAGAGGAGTTGGACCCTCCAACATGGGTTAGGGCATTTCAAAATGAATTCCCAAAGTGTGATGTCTTGTTGAACAATAACTGTGAGGTGTTCAACAAGTATATATTGGATGCAAGAGAAATGCCTATAATCAGCATGTGCCAGAGGATTAAAGGACAACTAATGGGAAGAAATCATAGCAAGCTGCAAGAGGCCTTGAAGTGGCCTGGTACTATatgtccaaagataaggaaaaaattGGACAAGAATGTGGAATTTGCTAGAACTTGCTATGCTTCACCAGCTGGATTGGGAATCTTTAACGTCAATGATAGAGGTGTAGACTACGGGGTCGATTACCAGTTGAGGAAGTGCAGCTGTAGGAGATGGGATTTGTCTGGCATTCCATGCAGCCATGGAGTAGCTGCTCTTAGATATGACAAAATCAATCCAGAGGATTATGTTAACTCATGTTATTCTATTGCAACATATCGCAAGGCATATGAAAACATTATTATGCCATGTCGAGATATTAGTGAGTGGAGCAAAATGAATGGCAGAACTATCGCACCACCACCATTGGTAAAGCagaaaggaaggaggaggaagaacagGAGAAAACAGCCAGAAGAGAAACAAGGGAAAAAAGGAGTAAAAATTACAAGGGCAGGGGCAATAATCCATTGCAGCTATTGTGGAGTTGCTGGCCATAACATTGGTGGTTGTATGGACTTCAAATTAGGGTTAAAACCAAAGAAAAAATCTGAAAGGGTCAGAGTGAGGGCAGAGCCTGATGTTTCCTCCTCCTCGGATGAGGAAGAAGCAGTTGTCACTCAG GAACAGAATCAGCGGACAGAAGGTTTAATTCAAGAGCCAGTACATTTGTATCAGCCTGAGATAATTAATATTTTAACACAGGAG AGAGAAGCAAGCCAGAGGGAAGCAAGCCAGAGGGAAGCAGTCCATCAAGGTCCATTACCAAATTCTGTTTTCATAGAGGAGCACATCATGTCTCAGCCACCAGTTATCCCTACTACTGCAACAAAGGAAGGCAATGTTCACAGGAAAAGAGAGGTTCTAGCATTGGCAAAGCTGAGAGCCGCAGCTGAGAAAAGAGAAGTTGCAGACCTAGCAAAGTTTGAAGCAGCAATGGCAAAGTTGAAAGAAGAAGAGTACAAAATTAAGCTTGCAGCTCAAAAGAGAAAGGAAGAGCTGGAAGCTAAGAAACAAGCAGCtgaggaaaagaaaaaaactatactaGAGGAAAAGAGACTTGctgcagaagagaagagaagagctactgaggaaaaaaagaaaaaagctcAAGAGGAGAAACTTGAAATGGCAGAGAAGAAAAGGCAAATGATGGATGAGAGAAAAAGAAATGCAGAGATAGAAAAACAAAAGAAGGCcgaggagaagagaaggattgcAGAGGAGAAGAAAATGATTGCAAATACAAAATACCAGCAGGAGGAGGCAGCTTTTCTGATACATCAAGCAGAGGAGTTTGAGAGGCAGGAGAGTTGGAGAAAATTTAAGGAGGCTGAGGAGGCTGCAAGGCAAAATGCTTGGGAGCAGCAGAACAATCAACAAGACACAACAAGGAATGAAGAATGGGAGCTGAGAAAGAGGATAGCTGAAGAAACAAACAAGAAAGCCATGGATGACCAAATGGCAGATCAAGTAAGGAAGCAAGCCGTGTTGGAGGAACAAATGAAAGAAAGAGCTGCAGGAACTAGTTCAAGGATCGAGGAGGCAAGATTTAATCCTTGTGTTGTTCAAGGAAACAAGACAAAGAAAAAAACTGCACCTACCAATCAGAACATGACATGTTTTAAGAAACCTAGAAAGGTTAACATGTTCGACGAATTTAGGTAA
- the LOC119323456 gene encoding uncharacterized protein LOC119323456: protein MGMGGRGVVGDRWSQRVLWMCAIGSAVSLYFVAVERQAQNRARAVSEGFKGLDGGGGGGSRGGEDV, encoded by the exons atggggatGGGCGGTCGAGGTGTGGTTGGCGACAGGTGGTCGCAGCGCGTCCTCTGGATGTGCGCCATCGGCAGCGCCGTGA GCCTTTACTTCGTGGCGGTGGAGAGGCAGGCGCAGAACCGCGCGCGGGCGGTGTCCGAGGGCTTCAAGGGCCTggacggcggaggcggaggcggcagccgtGGCGGGGAGGACGTGTGA